The Hemiscyllium ocellatum isolate sHemOce1 chromosome 27 unlocalized genomic scaffold, sHemOce1.pat.X.cur. SUPER_27_unloc_12, whole genome shotgun sequence genome includes a window with the following:
- the LOC132807276 gene encoding gastrula zinc finger protein XlCGF7.1-like, translating to MEKPEESHPVEKRWKCDDCGKGFCVPSALEIHWRSHTGERPFSCPECRKAFVSSSDLLTHQRIHTGERPFSCPDCGKAFINSSNLLTHQRVHTGERPFSCPECGKAFTKTSNLLTHRRIHTGVTLFSCPECGKAFTQASTLQTHRRVHTGERPFSCSECGKAFTQASNLLTHRRIHTRERPFSCPKCEKAFSHSSALQTHQRVHTGERPFSCPQCGKAFTQASNLLTHQRIHTGERPFVCPECGKAFINSSNLLAHQRVHTGERPFSCPECGKAFTKASTLLTHQQVHTGEKPYSCPECEKAFTKASNLLTHRRVHMGEEAVQLP from the coding sequence atggagaaacctgaggaatcccATCCCGTGGAGAAACGTTGGAAATGTgatgactgtgggaaaggcttctgtgtcccgtctgccctggagattcattggcgcagtcacaccggggagaggccattctcctgccccgagtgtcGGAAGGCCTTTGTCAGTTCCTCcgacctgctgacccaccagcggatccacacgggggagaggccgttctcctgtcccgactgtgggaaggccttcatcaattcctccaacctgctaacccaccagcgggtccacacaggggagaggcccttcagctgccctgaatgtgggaaggcctttaccaagacctccaacctgctgacccatcgGCGGATCCACACAGGGGTGACGctcttcagctgcccagagtgtggaaaggcctttacccaggcctccaccctgcagacccaccggcgggtccacacaggggagaggcccttcagctgctctgagtgcgggaaggccttcacccagGCCTCCAACCTActgacccaccggcggatccacacaagggagaggcccttcagctgcccaaaGTGCGAGAAGGCCTTCAGCCATTCCTCTGCTCTgcagacccaccagcgggtccacacaggggagaggcccttcagctgccctcagtgcgggaaggccttcacccagGCCTCCAACTTGctaacccaccagcggatccacacgggagagaggccgttcgtatgtcccgagtgtgggaaggccttcatcaattcctccaacctgctggcccaccagcgggtccacacaggggagaggcccttcagctgccctgagtgcgggaaagCCTTTACCAaggcctccaccctgctgacccaccagcaggtccatACGGGGGAGAAGCCCtacagctgccctgagtgcgagaAGGCCTTTACCAAGGcttccaacctgctgacccatcgGCGAGTCCACATGGGggaagaggccgttcagctgccctga